In Porites lutea chromosome 7, jaPorLute2.1, whole genome shotgun sequence, a single window of DNA contains:
- the LOC140943926 gene encoding melatonin receptor type 1B-like, whose translation MKSPEAQLQQMMEQLKARSKTEVILESGFFALILSILFVGNFTTLLIMILNRHMRTIPNMLVASLAVSDFGLGALCSGPLGLLAISTSDWPFNDATCQYQGYIAITMAVASTQTLTIMAVNRYFRIVNQRKYRRFFTKKKTTIIIIVSWLYSLFTPLPYVLSGHKMIFHPSKFFCYLQVNSGPFTAFLVTVNVGIPSNVIFYCYLKIFKSVGNHSNNFQSSRHGTSRAVKVKDIKIARTLFAIVIFFTLCWTPVLLIDVVDTIRGRWSFPREAYLAYSFLITISSALNPVIYGVMNKNFQKEYLKILRCSHCRTQVAVEPFLVEGRSRTTTFSENSLRVRKKENLNEERM comes from the coding sequence atgaaatcccCAGAAGCCCAACTTCAACAAATGATGGAACAGCTCAAGGCAAGAAGTAAAACAGAAGTGATCCTTGAATCAGGATTTTTTGCTCTCATTCTCTCCATTTTATTTGTTGGAAATTTCACAACACTCCTGATCATGATTCTGAACCGTCACATGCGAACAATTCCAAATATGCTTGTTGCATCGCTCGCTGTTTCAGACTTTGGCTTGGGAGCTCTCTGTTCTGGTCCTTTGGGTCTTTTAGCGATATCAACATCCGACTGGCCTTTTAACGATGCAACTTGTCAATACCAAGGGTACATAGCCATAACCATGGCCGTTGCCTCCACACAAACGCTGACCATCATGGCAGTGAACAGGTACTTCCGAATTGTGAATCAACGTAAGTACCGTCGCTTTTtcactaagaaaaaaactacGATCATAATCATAGTATCTTGGCTCTATTCCCTGTTTACTCCTTTGCCTTACGTACTCAGCGGGCATAAAATGATCTTTCATCCATCCAAGTTTTTCTGCTACCTTCAAGTCAATAGTGGGCCATTCACGGCGTTCTTGGTGACTGTCAACGTGGGTATTCCATCCAATGTCATCTTTTATTGCTACCTAAAAATCTTTAAATCTGTTGGCAACCACAGCAATAATTTTCAGTCAAGTAGACATGGAACCAGCAGGGCTGTAAAAGTGAAAGATATCAAGATTGCTCGCACGCTATTTGCGATAGTAATATTCTTTACTCTGTGTTGGACCCCTGTTTTGTTGATAGACGTCGTGGACACAATAAGAGGACGTTGGAGCTTTCCTCGCGAGGCCTACTTAGCATACAGCTTTTTGATCACAATAAGCAGTGCTCTGAATCCGGTCATATACGGTGTAATGAATAAGAACTTTCAGAAGGAATATCTCAAGATTTTACGCTGCAGCCACTGCCGTACACAAGTGGCCGTAGAACCTTTCTTAGTGGAGGGAAGATCTAGAACAACAACATTCAGTGAAAATTCCCTAAGAGTtcgcaaaaaggaaaatttgaacgAAGAAAGAATGTAA